CGAAGGTGGTCAGAGTCGGGGACCTCCCCCGTCTGTCGTGCCTGGCACGGCGCTGACCGTACGTCGCGGCCACGAGTCAAGTGCACTCGTGGCAACCGCCCCCGCTCGAGCGGGAGCGGATCATGGATAGAATGTGGAGGTTGTACGAATGGGAGCCAGCAAAGGTATCCTGGGTAAGAAGCTCGGCATGACGCAAGTCCTCACCCCAGAGGGCAACGCAGTTCCGGTGACGGTGATCGAGGCCGGACCGTGCGTCGTGACCGGGAAGCGCACCGTCGAGACCGACGGATACGCATCGCTGCAGATCGGCCTCGGGAACATCGAGGAGCGTGCGGCGAACAAGAAGGGGCGCGCACGCGGCAAGCTCAATCGCCCGCTCGCCGGCTACTTCAAGAAGCAGGGCGTCACCCCGGCTCGCCATCTGCGCGAGGTGAAGTTCGACGACGCCGAAGCCTACGCGCTGGGTGCCGAGATCAAGGCCGACATCTTCGCTGAAGGCGACAAGGTCGACGTGGTCGGCACCTCAAAGGGCAAGGGCTTCCAGGGCACGATGAAGCGCCATCGCTTCAGCGGCGGCCCTCGCAGCCACGGTTCGATGACGCATCGGCAGCCAGCCTCTTCGGGCTCTACCGACGCCGCACGCACCATCAAGGGAACGCGCAAGCCAGGTCACATGGGTCACGCGCGTGTCACCGCCCAGGGACTCACCGTGGTGCGTGTCGACCTTCCCCGCAACCTGATCCTGATCAAGGGATCGATTCCTGGCCCCGTCAACGGGCTCGTCATCATCAAGAATTCAGTGAAGGCCGGCGGCCCCAAGCCGTCCGCCAAGAGCTAGGAGGACAACATGCCGCAGGTAACACTGTTCGATCAGCAGGGCGCCTCCCAGGGCAGCATCGATCTGAGCGAGTCGGTCTTCGGCGCTCCGCTGCGCCGGGATCTCCTGCACCAGGCCGTGGTGCGCCATCTGGCCAACCGCCGTTCCGGAACCGCTGACTGCAAGACGCGCGCCGAGGTCTCAGGCGGCGGCCGCAAGCCGTGGCGTCAGAAGGGCACGGGTCGCGCTCGTCACGGCAGCACCCGTTCCCCCATCTGGAGGAAGGGTGGTGTGGTCTTCGGTCCGCACCCCCGCTCGTACGTGCAGGCCATGCCCCGCAAGATGCGTCGCCTCGCGCTCCGCTCGGCCCTGTCGAGCAAGGTGACGGGCAACACCCTCGTGGCGCTTTCGGGTCTCTCGTTCGAGGCCTACAAGACCCGCGAGTTCGTCAAGGTTCTCGAGAACCTCAAGGTCACTGACAAGCTGCTTCTCGGCGAGAGCTGGGCGCAGCAGCTGAAGAGCACCCGCCGAACCACCCGTGTGGCGACGCACAAGGCGCTCGTCGTCGTGGCTGAGCGTGACGATCTCGTGTTCGGGTCTGCGCGCAACCTGCCCAACGTCAAGGTCGTGACGTTCGAAGACCTCAACGTCTACGACGTGCTCAAGTACCGCCGCGTCATCATCACGAAGGACGCCATCGCGCGAATCGAGGAGGTCCTGTCATGAGCGAGGTCCAGACCGTCGTTTTTCCCAAGCGCACCGCGCGTGACATCATTCTTCGTCCAATTGTTACAGAAAAGTCCGTTGCGCTGTCTTCGGAAAACAAGTATACTTTCGCGGTTGATCCCAAAGCGAACAAGATCGAGATTCGCCTGGCGATCGAGAACATCTTCAAGGTCAAGGTGCTGAACGTGAGCACACTCAACTGCAAGGGAAAGCCGAAGCGGTGGGGGCGTAAGTACCACGGCCACAAGAGCGACTGGAAGAAGGCCATCGTCACCGTACGCGAGGGAGAGAAGATCGAGATCGCGGGTGTGAACCTCTTCGAGGCGTAGCCCTTGGTGCCGCGCGACAGGCTGTGCAGCCTGTCGCGTGGGGCAGGGGTGCCGGGAGCCGCTGTGCGGCCCCCATCTGGCCCGCCTTCGCGGTGGGCTCGCGTGACCTTCCGAGGTTGCGCCAATTATAGTGTCTCGCTGACAAGGAGAACAGACTGAAATGGCTGTGAAGAACTTCAAGGCCACCTCGCCAGGCCGTCGCTTCATGAGCGTGTCCGATTTCTCGGAGCTCACGAAGAAGGCCCCGGAAGAGAGCCTGCTCGAGCCGCTCCACAAGAGCGGCGGCCGCAACGCGCAGGGTCGCGTCACCTCTCGCCATCGTGGGGGCGGCGTGAAGCGCATGTACCGCATCATCGACTGGAAGCGTCGCAAGGACGGCCGCTGGGCGAAGGTTGCGGCGGTGGAGTACGATCCGAACCGCTCCGCGCGCATCGCCCTGCTGCACTACGAAGATGGTGAGAAGCGCTACATTCTCGCTCCTCTGGGCATCAAGCCGGGCGACAAGGTCATCAGCGGTGAGACGGCAGACATCAAGCCGGGCAACGCGATGCCCCTGGTGGCGATTCCCGTGGGCACCCTGATCCACAACCTCGAGCTGCAGCCGGGCCGCGGCGCGCAGCTGGCTCGCTCGGCGGGCGCCTACGCCCAGCTCATGGCGAAAGAGGGTCCGATGGCCCAGGTGCGCCTCCCGTCCGGAGAGCAGCGCTACATCAGCATCCACTGCCGCGCCACCATCGGTCAGGTGGGCAATGTCGAGCATGAGAACGTGTCCATCGGCAAGGCGGGTCGTTCCCGCTGGCTGGGCAAGCGTCCGCACATCCGCGGTGTCGCGACCAACCCGTGCGATCACCCACACGGTGGTGGTGAAGCTCGCTCCACGCCTGGACGCCCGTCCACCACGCCCTGGGGCAAGCCGACCTACGGCTTGAAGACCCGCAAGAACAAGAAGGCCAGCACGCGGTTCATCGTGCGTCGGCGCAAGTAGTCTGGAGGATTGATATAGATGTCTCGTTCAGTAAAAAAGGGACCCTACGTCGACCAGAACCTGGCGAAGAAGATCGACGCCATGAACGCGCGCAACGAGAAGAAGGTCGTCAAGACCTGGGCGCGCGCGAGCACCGTCACCCCTCTCATGATCGGTCACACGGTGGCCGTTCACGACGGGAAGCGTCACGTGCCGATCTACATCACCGACCAGATGGTGGGTCACAAGCTGGGGGAGTTCGCGGTGACGCGTCACTTCCGCGGCCACGGTGGCAAGGAGAAGGGCTCCTCGGCCCGCTAGAGACCAGCGGAACGGCGCAGGTGCGCTGTTCCGACAGGCGCGAGAGAAAATGCGCCTGAAGCACAGCGGCACGTCTCAACCGCCGCTCATCAAGATCATCGAGGAGGTTCGCCATGGCGACAGGCGACAAGAAAGAGAAGAAGGCAAAGGCTCAGGCTGAGGGCACGCCCGAGAAGGCAGCTCCGGCCAAGAAGAGCACGCGGTCGAAGGCAAAGGCTGAGGCGTCGGCTGACGCGCCTGCGCCTACGGCCAGCGAGGCCCCCGCGACCCCGAAGAAGGCACCCGCGCCGAAGGCGCCTGTTGTCTCCTCGGGAGACCCCCTCGGCCCGCGGAAGGCCAGAGCACACGCACGTTACGTGCGCATGGCGCCGCGAAAGCTCCGACTCGTGATGGACGCCATCCGAGGCAAGTCGGTGGCAGAGGCGCGTGGCATCCTGCGATTCTGCGGCAAGCGCGCAGCGGGTCCCCTTTCGAAGGTGCTCGAGTCGGCGGTTGCCAATGCCGAGAACAACCATCAGATGAACACGGGCAGTCTGGTCATCGCCACGGCCTTCGTGGACCAGGGACCGAGCTTCAAGTCGTTCATCCCCCGTGCACGTGGACGCGCGAGCGCTGTTCACAAGTTCACGAGCCACATCACCATTGAGGTCAAGGAAAGAGAGGAAGCCTAATGGGCCAGAAGATTCATCCGGTCGGGTTGCGCCTGGGGATCATCCGCAACTGGGACTCCCGATGGTATCAGGACAAGCACTATGCGGACTGGCTCCATGAGGACCTCAAGATCCGCACCTGGCTGCGCAAGCGCCTCAAGCACGCGGGTCTCGCCCGCGTTGAGATCGAGCGCGCAGACAAGATCAACATCATCCTCAACACGTCCAAGCCGGGCATCGTGATCGGCAGCAAAGGGCGTGGCATCGAGGAGATCCGACGCGAGCTCACCGCGCTCACCAAGCGCGAGGTGAAGATCACCGTTCAGGAAGTCAAGAAGCCTGAGCTCGAGGCGAAGCTCGTGGGCGAGAACATCTGCGAGCAGCTCGAGCGTCGCGTGGCTTTCCGCCGCGCGATGAAGCAGGCGGCACGCCGCACCATGGATCGCGGAGCCCTCGGAATCCGCATCCAGTGCAGCGGTCGTCTGGGTGGGGCCGAGATTGCCCGCACCGAGAAGACGCGCGAGGGCAGCGTGCCGTTGCACACCCTTCGCGCCGACGTCGACTACGCCATCAGCGAGGCGCTCACAACCTTCGGCCGTATCGGCGTGAAGGTGTGGATCTATCGCGGTGACGTGTTCCCGAAAGCCCGCGAGCAGGAAGTGACGCTCGAGGGCGACAGCCTGGCCGGGGCGCGCGGCTGATCAGCGCAGGAGGACATCTAAAGCCATGTTGATGCCGAAGAGAGTCAAGTATCGCAAGATGCACCGCGGTCGCATGACGGGTAAGGCTACCCGCGGCAATGCGCTGCACTATGGCGACTATGGCCTGCAAGCCCTGGAGTCGCATTGGGTCACCGACCGTCAGATCGAGGCCGCTCGTATCGCCATGACCCGCCACATCAAGCGTGGTGGCAAGGTGTGGATCCGTGTGTTCCCGGACAAGTCAGTGACGAAGAAACCCGCCGAGACCCGTATGGGCTCGGGCAAGGGCAGCCCGGAGTACTGGGTTGCCGTGGTGCGGCCGGGCCGCGTCATGTTCGAACTGGCCGGCGTGGGTGAGGCTATCGCCCGCGAGGCCCTGCGACTGGCGTCGTTCAAGCTGCCCCTCAAGACGAAGATCCTCGTTCGCGAGCAAGTGGAAGTCGAGGTTGGTGGCAATGAAGAGTAAGGAACAGCTCGAGAAGATCCGGGAGATGTCCACGAACGAGCTGCTCGATCGCCTGAAGGACCGCAAGGAGGAGCTCTTCAACCTGCGCTTCCGCATGGCGACGGGTCACCTCGAGGAGCAATCTCGCATCAAGCAGGTGCGCAAGGAGATTGCCCGCATCCACAGCGTGCAGCGCGAGCGCGAGCTGAAGATTCGATAGGAAGAGGCTGTATCCAGATGAGCGATCAGGCAACCCAGGAAGCGCGCGCCGCGCGCAAGGCCCGCATCGGCACGGTCGTCAGCGACAAGATGGACAAGACCGTGATCGTGCGTGTCGAGCGACAGTTCGCGCACCCCATCTACAAGAAGATCATCAAGCGTTCGACGCGGTTCAAGGCGCACGACGAGACCAACGATTGTCACGTCGGCGACAAGGTCCGCATCATGGAGACGCGTCCGCTGTCCAAGGACAAGCGCTGGCGTGTGGTGGAAGTGCTCGAGAGAGCGAAGTAGCAATCGGGAAGCGGGGCGTGGCCCACGGGCGAAGCGCCCTCGGCAGCTCTCGACAACGACAGTCTGTCAGATTTGGAAAGGGTGAGAGACGATGATTCAGCAGCAGAGCCGTCTCAAGGTCGCGGACAACTCCGGCGCGCGAGAGATCATGTGCATTCGCGTGGACAAGGGGTTTCATCACAAGTATGCCCATATCGGCGACATCATCACGGCTTCGGTGAAGACGGCCCAACCAGGGGCCGGTGTGAAGAAGGGCCAGGTTGTCAAGGCAGTTGTCGTTCGCACGCGCAACAAGACGCGTCGCAAGGACGGCTCCTACATCCGCTTCGACGAGAACGCGGCTGTGCTCATCAAGGACGATCTGTCTCCCCGCGGCACACGCATCTTCGGTCCGGTCGCGCGCGAGCTGCGCGAGAAGGAATTTACGAAGATCATCTCGCTGGCGCCCGAAGTGCTTTGAGGAGTAGGTCATGTCGAACGTACACGTGAAGAAGAATGACAACGTGGTGGTTGTCGCGGGCAAGGACCGCGGCAAGAAAGGCAAGGTTCTCGAGGTTCTTCCAGAGAAGAATCGCGTCCTTGTCGAAGGGGTCAACCTGGTGAAGCGGCACACCAAGCCGCGTCCGCCGCGTTTCCCTCAGGGCGGCATCATCGAGAAGAGCCTGCCCATCGACGCCAGCAACGTGCAGCTCGTCTGCCCCCGTTGCAACAAGCCCACGCGCGTCGGCCACAAGGCCGCTGCCGCCGAGGTTGGCGGTTTCGTGCGGGCCTGCAAAAAGTGCGGTGAGGAGATCTAGTCATGGCGAAGGATACCAAGGACAGCGGCAAGGCGCAAGCCAAGAAGCCACAGGCCGCGCCTCAGGCGAAGGGTGGCGGTGGTCGCCGTGACAAAGGCGAGATGTTCGAGACCGCCGACAAGGTCATAACCACCGAGGCGAACCGTCTCCGCCTTCGTTATCGCGACGAGGTCGTGGCGAAGCTGCGTGAGCGCTTCCAGTACAAGAACGTGATGCAGGTTCCGCGACTCGAGAAGGTCGTCATCAACATGGGAGTGAGCGATGCGGTTCAGAACCCGAAGTCGCTCGACCTGGCTGTTGCTGAGCTGGCCCTCATCTCGGGGCAGCGCCCGCTTGTCACCAAGGCGCGCAAGTCCATCGCGGCGTTCAAGCTGCGTGAGGGGCTGAGCATCGGTGCAAAGGTGACGCTTCGTGGCGATCGCATGTACGTGTTCCTCGACAAGCTCTTCAACGTGGTGCTGCCCCGCATCCGCGACTTCCGCGGCGTTTCGCCGAAGTCGTTCGACGGCCGCGGCAACTACGCGATGGGGCTCAAGGAGCAGACCATCTTCCCCGAGATCGAGTACGATCGCGTCGACCGTGCCCGCGGTATGGACATCATCGTGGTAACCACGGCCCAGACCGACGAAGAGGGCCTCGAGCTCATGAAGGCGCTCGGCTGCCCGATGAAGGTCGACGAGCAGCGATAGTCCATCCTCGGAGGCCAGCGGACTGGCCTCCTCTTTCCGAAAGGCCTGCGAACGGCTTGGAGGAACGCAGGGGCCAGCGAAAGGCCCGTCAACAGAAAGTTGTGGGAGCGGAGACGCCCTCCTATCTGAGCAGCGCACAAGCGCGTTCAGGCAGGGAGGGGCACGTCCGTTCCGACCACGCCGCAAACAACAAGGAGGAATCCCATGGCAACCACAGCGATCATTGCCAAGTCGCAGAAGAAGCCTAAGTACGACGTTCGCGTTCGGAACCGGTGCCGCGCCTGCGGTCGGCCCAGAGCCTTCCTGCGCAAGTTCGGCATGTGCCGTCTCTGCTTCCGCTCGCTGGCCCATAAGGGCGAGATCCCGGGCGTCGTCAAGTCGAGCTGGTAGGCGATTCGTCGGGAGCCACCCGATGGTGCGCCCTCCTCAATGCCTGAGGAGAGTGGCGCTGTGAGCCTTTGAGATTCGAAAGGGGTAGTTAGGTACAATGACCGATCCCATCGCAGATATGCTGACCCGAGTTCGGAACGCGAACGTGGCCTACAAGGACCAGGTTGATGTTCCCTTCTCCAAGATCAAGGAACAGATCGCGCGTGTCCTCAAGCGCGAGGGCTACGTGAAGGACTTCCAGGTGATCAACACGGGCGTCCAGGGCGTCATCCGCCTGTTCCTCAAGTACGTCGACCACGGTCCCAACCGTGAGCGCGTCATCTCTGGCCTGCGTCGCATCAGCACGCCAGGCCTTCGCGTCTACGTGCGCAAGACCGAGATCCCGCGCATCTTCGGGGGACTCGGCGTTGTCATCCTGTCCACGCCGCGCGGTGTTCTCACCGGCAAGCAGGCGAAGAAGCTCGACGTTGGCGGCGAAGTGCTCGCCTACGTCTGGTAGAGGAGAATCGACATGTCAAGAATTGGTAAGCAGCCGATCTCCCTTCCCAAGGGCGTGACCGTCGCCATCGACGGCAGCTCGGTGCGCGTGAAGGGCCCCAAGGGCGAGCTCCATCGCGAGGTCTCGAGCGAGATTC
This genomic stretch from Pseudomonadota bacterium harbors:
- a CDS encoding 30S ribosomal protein S3; its protein translation is MGQKIHPVGLRLGIIRNWDSRWYQDKHYADWLHEDLKIRTWLRKRLKHAGLARVEIERADKINIILNTSKPGIVIGSKGRGIEEIRRELTALTKREVKITVQEVKKPELEAKLVGENICEQLERRVAFRRAMKQAARRTMDRGALGIRIQCSGRLGGAEIARTEKTREGSVPLHTLRADVDYAISEALTTFGRIGVKVWIYRGDVFPKAREQEVTLEGDSLAGARG
- a CDS encoding 30S ribosomal protein S17 codes for the protein MSDQATQEARAARKARIGTVVSDKMDKTVIVRVERQFAHPIYKKIIKRSTRFKAHDETNDCHVGDKVRIMETRPLSKDKRWRVVEVLERAK
- a CDS encoding 30S ribosomal protein S8 encodes the protein MTDPIADMLTRVRNANVAYKDQVDVPFSKIKEQIARVLKREGYVKDFQVINTGVQGVIRLFLKYVDHGPNRERVISGLRRISTPGLRVYVRKTEIPRIFGGLGVVILSTPRGVLTGKQAKKLDVGGEVLAYVW
- a CDS encoding 50S ribosomal protein L23 is translated as MSEVQTVVFPKRTARDIILRPIVTEKSVALSSENKYTFAVDPKANKIEIRLAIENIFKVKVLNVSTLNCKGKPKRWGRKYHGHKSDWKKAIVTVREGEKIEIAGVNLFEA
- a CDS encoding type Z 30S ribosomal protein S14, which translates into the protein MATTAIIAKSQKKPKYDVRVRNRCRACGRPRAFLRKFGMCRLCFRSLAHKGEIPGVVKSSW
- a CDS encoding 50S ribosomal protein L22; this translates as MATGDKKEKKAKAQAEGTPEKAAPAKKSTRSKAKAEASADAPAPTASEAPATPKKAPAPKAPVVSSGDPLGPRKARAHARYVRMAPRKLRLVMDAIRGKSVAEARGILRFCGKRAAGPLSKVLESAVANAENNHQMNTGSLVIATAFVDQGPSFKSFIPRARGRASAVHKFTSHITIEVKEREEA
- a CDS encoding 50S ribosomal protein L14, translating into MIQQQSRLKVADNSGAREIMCIRVDKGFHHKYAHIGDIITASVKTAQPGAGVKKGQVVKAVVVRTRNKTRRKDGSYIRFDENAAVLIKDDLSPRGTRIFGPVARELREKEFTKIISLAPEVL
- a CDS encoding 50S ribosomal protein L3 — protein: MGASKGILGKKLGMTQVLTPEGNAVPVTVIEAGPCVVTGKRTVETDGYASLQIGLGNIEERAANKKGRARGKLNRPLAGYFKKQGVTPARHLREVKFDDAEAYALGAEIKADIFAEGDKVDVVGTSKGKGFQGTMKRHRFSGGPRSHGSMTHRQPASSGSTDAARTIKGTRKPGHMGHARVTAQGLTVVRVDLPRNLILIKGSIPGPVNGLVIIKNSVKAGGPKPSAKS
- a CDS encoding 50S ribosomal protein L24, with product MSNVHVKKNDNVVVVAGKDRGKKGKVLEVLPEKNRVLVEGVNLVKRHTKPRPPRFPQGGIIEKSLPIDASNVQLVCPRCNKPTRVGHKAAAAEVGGFVRACKKCGEEI
- a CDS encoding 30S ribosomal protein S19, with product MSRSVKKGPYVDQNLAKKIDAMNARNEKKVVKTWARASTVTPLMIGHTVAVHDGKRHVPIYITDQMVGHKLGEFAVTRHFRGHGGKEKGSSAR
- a CDS encoding 50S ribosomal protein L2 encodes the protein MAVKNFKATSPGRRFMSVSDFSELTKKAPEESLLEPLHKSGGRNAQGRVTSRHRGGGVKRMYRIIDWKRRKDGRWAKVAAVEYDPNRSARIALLHYEDGEKRYILAPLGIKPGDKVISGETADIKPGNAMPLVAIPVGTLIHNLELQPGRGAQLARSAGAYAQLMAKEGPMAQVRLPSGEQRYISIHCRATIGQVGNVEHENVSIGKAGRSRWLGKRPHIRGVATNPCDHPHGGGEARSTPGRPSTTPWGKPTYGLKTRKNKKASTRFIVRRRK
- a CDS encoding 50S ribosomal protein L5, whose amino-acid sequence is MFETADKVITTEANRLRLRYRDEVVAKLRERFQYKNVMQVPRLEKVVINMGVSDAVQNPKSLDLAVAELALISGQRPLVTKARKSIAAFKLREGLSIGAKVTLRGDRMYVFLDKLFNVVLPRIRDFRGVSPKSFDGRGNYAMGLKEQTIFPEIEYDRVDRARGMDIIVVTTAQTDEEGLELMKALGCPMKVDEQR
- a CDS encoding 50S ribosomal protein L29; this translates as MKSKEQLEKIREMSTNELLDRLKDRKEELFNLRFRMATGHLEEQSRIKQVRKEIARIHSVQRERELKIR
- a CDS encoding 50S ribosomal protein L16, coding for MLMPKRVKYRKMHRGRMTGKATRGNALHYGDYGLQALESHWVTDRQIEAARIAMTRHIKRGGKVWIRVFPDKSVTKKPAETRMGSGKGSPEYWVAVVRPGRVMFELAGVGEAIAREALRLASFKLPLKTKILVREQVEVEVGGNEE
- a CDS encoding 50S ribosomal protein L4, with translation MPQVTLFDQQGASQGSIDLSESVFGAPLRRDLLHQAVVRHLANRRSGTADCKTRAEVSGGGRKPWRQKGTGRARHGSTRSPIWRKGGVVFGPHPRSYVQAMPRKMRRLALRSALSSKVTGNTLVALSGLSFEAYKTREFVKVLENLKVTDKLLLGESWAQQLKSTRRTTRVATHKALVVVAERDDLVFGSARNLPNVKVVTFEDLNVYDVLKYRRVIITKDAIARIEEVLS